DNA sequence from the Streptomyces sp. MST-110588 genome:
AGCGGCGCATGACCGAGCCCCGCCCCCCGCGGGCCCTGGTGGTCACCGCCTCCAACCGCGCAGCCGCCGGCGTCTACGCCGACAAGGGCGGCCCGCTGCTCGTCGAGGGCCTGAGCGCCCTGGGGTTCGCCGTGGACGGCCCGGTGGTGGTGCCGGACGGCGAGCCCGTCGAGGCGGCGCTGCGCGAGGCCGCGGCAGCCGCGTACGACGTCGTACTGACCACCGGCGGCACGGGCGTCTCGCCGACCGACCGCACCCCCGAGGCCACCCGCCGCGTGATCGACTACGAGGTCCCCGGCATCCCCGAGGCCATCCGTGCCGCGGGGCGCGCGAAGGTACCCACCGCCGCCCTGTCCCGGGGCCTGGCCGGA
Encoded proteins:
- a CDS encoding MogA/MoaB family molybdenum cofactor biosynthesis protein, translating into MTEPRPPRALVVTASNRAAAGVYADKGGPLLVEGLSALGFAVDGPVVVPDGEPVEAALREAAAAAYDVVLTTGGTGVSPTDRTPEATRRVIDYEVPGIPEAIRAAGRAKVPTAALSRGLAGVAGRTLIVNLPGSTGGVRDGLAVLAELLPHAVDQLRGGDHPRPSGSAH